Genomic window (Drosophila ananassae strain 14024-0371.13 chromosome 3L, ASM1763931v2, whole genome shotgun sequence):
GATTATAATACCTTTTATTCCAGGTCGAGCTAACGGCGGCTCTAGTAGATCATCTTGTTAAAAACTCCAATCAGGGCTGTTATATTGTGGATGCTGGCGATGGAAAGGGCTACTTGTCCTCTCGCCTGGCACTCCAGTATGGTCACCACGTGCTCGGAATCGATGCCAATGCTGCAAACACGGAGAATGCTCTAAGCCGAAATCGTAAATTACAGGTATTGttttattacaaaataaatatagctTTATTTCATAAGTCTTAGGCTAAGTAGTGGTGGCTCCTCCATTCATGCTAATCTCGCATCTCGCCCTCCTCGTCATCGTCTTCCATGCCCTTGATGTACAGCACATTATTGCAGCGGATGAGCACTTCGCCGAGATTGCCGGTGACGGAGCCTTCAATAACTTCCTCGGTGTTAGCCAGCTGCATGTTCATGTATCCATCAACGGAAACCAGGAAGCCCTTGTACTCCTGACCCCACTTCAGCTTCACAAGCACCGGTTTTCCTGTGAGGCCATTCAGGAAAGGCTTGGGGTTGATGGGCATACCAGCCGACATTgtgtttatttgatttttgctactttatttaagaaaaacaagaaaatgcgtGAAAATTGCGCCGGCGTTGtg
Coding sequences:
- the LOC6494939 gene encoding small nuclear ribonucleoprotein F — encoded protein: MSAGMPINPKPFLNGLTGKPVLVKLKWGQEYKGFLVSVDGYMNMQLANTEEVIEGSVTGNLGEVLIRCNNVLYIKGMEDDDEEGEMRD